One stretch of Miscanthus floridulus cultivar M001 chromosome 18, ASM1932011v1, whole genome shotgun sequence DNA includes these proteins:
- the LOC136521681 gene encoding protease Do-like 9 gives MDSHDNASGGKRKGKRGRKPKPPVPASPDSNHNHTHHHAAPSSSPLSTAAVAASDSPDPEPASSSPAPRRRGRKSRRIRNGPPASEVDAAPSPSPPPRARGGPKAAAPNGEMVVEVPAAAVEPLRWDQVVKVVPSMDAVVKVFCVHTEPNFSLPWQRKRQYSSSSSGFIIGGRRVLTNAHSVEHYTQVKLKKRGSDTKYLATVLAIGTECDIAMLTVEDDEFWKGVSPVEFGSLPALQDAVTVVGYPIGGDTISVTSGVVSRIEILSYVHGSTELVGLQIDAAINSGNSGGPAFNDKGKCVGIAFQSLKHEDAENIGYVIPTPVINHFIEDYKKSGEYTGFPILGIEWQKMENPDLRKAMGMKANQKGVRIRRIEPTAPESGCLQPSDIVLSFDGIDIANDGTVPFRHGERIGFSYLVSQKYTGEKARVKVLRNSKIHEFNIKLATHKRLIPAHIKGRPPSYYIVAGFVFMVVSVPYLRSEYGKDYEYDAPVKLLDKHLHAMAQSSDEQLVVVSQVLVADINIGYEDIVNIQVLAFNDTPVKNLKHLVTMVEECDEAFLKFDLDYDQLVVLETKTAKAATQDILTTHCIPSAVSEDLKS, from the exons ATGGACAGCCACGACAACGCCTCTGGCGGGAAGCGCAAGGGCAAGCGCGGCCGCAAGCCGAAGCCGCCGGTACCCGCCTCCCCCGACAGCAACCACAACCACACCCACCACCACGCCGCACCATCCTCCTCGCCgctctccaccgccgccgtggcgGCGTCAGACTCCCCGGACCCGGAGCCGGCGTCATCCTCCCCGGCTCCCCGCCGCCGGGGCCGCAAGTCCCGCCGCATCCGCAACGGGCCCCCGGCCTCCGAGGTCGATGCCGCCCCCTCGCCCTCGCCTCCGCCGCGGGCGCGGGGCGGGCCCAAGGCGGCCGCGCCCAACGGCGAGATGGTGGTTGAGGTTcccgcggcggcggtggagccCCTGCGTTGGGACCAGGTGGTGAAGGTGGTGCCGTCGATGGACGCCGTCGTAAAGGTGTTCTGCGTCCACACGGAGCCCAActtctccctgccgtggcagcGGAAGCGGCAGTACAGCTCGAGCAGCAGCGGGTTCATCATTGGCGGTCGCAGGGTGCTCACCAACGCCCACTCGGTTGAGCATTACACACAGGTCAAGCTCAAGAAGCGTGGCTCTGACACCAAGTACCTTGCGACTGTCCTTGCCATAGGCACCGAGTGTGACATTG CAATGTTGACTGTTGAGGATGATGAATTCTGGAAAGGCGTTTCACCTGTAGAGTTTGGGTCGCTGCCAGCACTCCAGGATGCTGTCACTGTTGTTGGTTACCCAATTGGAGGCGATACGATCTCAGTGACTAGTGGTGTAGTTTCTAGGATAGAAATACTGTCATATGTTCATGGTTCTACAGAGCTTGTTGGGTTACAG ATAGATGCAGCTATAAATTCAGGGAACTCAGGGGGGCCTGCTTTCAATGATAAGGGAAAATGTGTCGGTATAGCTTTTCAATCTCTGAAACATGAAGATGCAGAGAACATAGGCTACGTTATACCCACCCCAGTTATTAACCACTTCATTGAAGACTACAAAAAATCCGGAGAATACACAG GTTTCCCTATACTTGGAATAGAATGGCAAAAAATGGAAAATCCTGATCTCCGCAAGGCAATGGGAATGAAAGCTAACCAAAAGGGTGTTCGGATACGAAGGATTGAGCCAACTGCTCCTGAATCTGGATGCCTCCAACCTTCTGATATCGTCCTTAGCTTTGATGGTATTGATATTGCCAATGATGGTACAG TTCCTTTTAGGCATGGTGAGCGCATTGGATTCAGCTACCTTGTTTCTCAAAAGTACACTGGTGAGAAGGCACGTGTGAAAGTACTTCGCAACTCAAAAATCCATGAATTTAACATAAAGCTGGCAACCCACAAAAGACTCATTCCAGCTCATATAAAGGGAAGGCCGCCGTCATATTACATTGTTGCTGGCTTTGTTTTTATGGTTGTGTCTGTTCCATATCTTCGATCTGAG TATGGAAAAGACTATGAATATGATGCCCCGGTCAAGTTGTTGGATAAGCATTTGCATGCAATGGCGCAATCATCTGATGAGCAGCTTGTGGTGGTGTCACAG GTGCTTGTGGCAGATATAAACATTGGTTATGAAGATATAGTCAACATTCAG GTTCTTGCCTTCAATGACACACCGGTTAAAAACTTGAAGCACCTAGTGACCATGGTGGAAGAGTGCGATGAGGCATTCTTGAAGTTTGATCTGGACTACGATCAG TTGGTTGTCCTGGAGACGAAAACTGCAAAGGCTGCAACTCAAGATATTCTGACAACACATTGTATTCCTTCGGCTGTCTCAGAAGACCTGAAGAGCTGA
- the LOC136520235 gene encoding rac-like GTP-binding protein 4 → MASSASRFIKCVTVGDGAVGKTCMLICYTSNKFPTDYIPTVFDNFSANVVVDGTTVNLGLWDTAGQEDYNRLRPLSYRGADVFVLAFSLVSRASYENVMKKWLPELQHYAPGVPIVLAGTKLDLREDKHYLLDHPGAVPVTTAQGEELRKHIGATCYIECSSKTQQNVKAVFDAAIKVVIRPPTKQRERKKKKARRGCSIFCSRIMHTRRLGCFK, encoded by the exons ATGGCGTCCAGCGCCTCCCGGTTCATCAAGTGCGTCACAGTGGGGGACGGCGCCGTGGGAAAGACCTGCATGCTCATCTGCTACACCAGCAACAAGTTCCCCACT GATTACATACCCACTGTCTTCGATAACTTCAGTGCAAACGTGGTAGTCGACGGTACCACGGTGAATTTGGGCCTTTGGGATACTGCAG GGCAGGAAGATTACAACAGATTGAGGCCACTAAGCTACCGTGGAGCAGATGTGTTCGTGCTCGCCTTCTCGCTTGTCAGCCGAGCTAGCTACGAAAATGTTATGAAGAAG TGGCTACCGGAGCTTCAGCATTATGCACCGGGTGTCCCCATAGTGTTGGCCGGAACTAAATTGG ATCTTCGTGAAGACAAGCACTACTTACTTGACCATCCTGGCGCGGTACCTGTTACTACAGCACAG GGGGAGGAACTTCGCAAGCACATTGGCGCAACTTGTTACATCGAGTGCAGCTCAAAAACTCAGCAG AATGTGAAAGCTGTGTTTGATGCTGCCATCAAGGTAGTAATCAGGCCTCCGACGAAGCAGCGagaaaggaagaaaaagaaagcaCGGCGAGGATGTTCAATATT TTGCAGCCGTATCATGCACACAAGGAGGCTAGGATGCTTCAAGTGA